From the Clavibacter phaseoli genome, one window contains:
- the moaC gene encoding cyclic pyranopterin monophosphate synthase MoaC, with protein MTDPAPSAAAPSLTHLRQDGSAHMVDVTDKAVTKRRAVAQAVLVTRPEVVASVIAGDLPKGEAVGTARIAGIMAAKQTSSLIPLCHPLPIGRIEIDIAGADDRLTVVASVSTTGVTGVEMEALTAASVAALTLYDMVKAVDARAVITDVLVREKQGGKSGDWARP; from the coding sequence ATGACTGATCCCGCCCCGAGCGCCGCCGCGCCGTCCCTCACCCACCTGCGGCAGGACGGATCCGCGCACATGGTCGACGTCACCGACAAGGCCGTCACGAAGCGCCGCGCCGTCGCGCAGGCGGTGCTCGTCACGCGGCCCGAGGTGGTGGCGTCCGTGATCGCGGGCGACCTCCCCAAAGGCGAGGCCGTCGGCACGGCGCGCATCGCGGGGATCATGGCGGCGAAGCAGACGTCGAGCCTCATCCCGCTGTGCCACCCGCTGCCGATCGGCCGCATCGAGATCGACATCGCGGGCGCCGACGACCGGCTCACCGTCGTCGCGTCCGTGAGCACGACGGGCGTCACGGGCGTCGAGATGGAGGCGCTCACCGCGGCGTCGGTCGCGGCGCTCACGCTCTACGACATGGTCAAGGCGGTGGACGCGCGGGCCGTGATCACCGACGTGCTCGTGCGCGAGAAGCAGGGCGGCAAGTCCGGCGACTGGGCCCGCCCGTGA
- a CDS encoding type II CAAX prenyl endopeptidase Rce1 family protein, translated as MPASARPSSAARSASADRDDAAVVPADPRLGPQTRRPQPWIRAVAVALLAWIALGAGLGLAIGIAEAVTEATGGGLLPKVVLQAVLMSALVVPAVVLLRRRLDRRSLAGLGLSRRIGRPIALGVGVGAVTGAVVWVPAGLLGWIRVDGFDLAAFAGFLLLNGVVLALYEAIPEELALRGYMWTNLRDGTGLVVATVVTTALFPAIGLVIESGRWIVRTVAGSDTGAFTPIPEGSDAIAYVLQLVLFGLALVAARRIPMEGALLVAMAFHWTQLTVTRALLGGMGWASSGWDVAFVEPDAIALVLVHIVLAGLVFVAVRKRMERRQTELRPAHGARVQETDLR; from the coding sequence GTGCCCGCATCCGCCCGCCCCTCCTCCGCTGCCCGCTCCGCGTCCGCCGACCGCGACGACGCGGCCGTCGTCCCCGCGGATCCGCGCCTCGGCCCGCAGACGCGTCGCCCCCAGCCGTGGATCCGCGCCGTCGCGGTCGCGCTCCTCGCCTGGATCGCGCTCGGCGCGGGGCTCGGCCTCGCCATCGGCATCGCGGAGGCGGTGACGGAGGCGACCGGGGGCGGCCTGCTCCCGAAGGTCGTGCTGCAGGCCGTGCTGATGTCCGCGCTCGTCGTGCCCGCCGTCGTCCTGCTGCGGAGGCGGCTCGACCGGCGGAGCCTCGCCGGCCTCGGCCTGTCGCGGCGGATCGGCCGGCCGATCGCGCTGGGCGTCGGGGTGGGCGCGGTGACGGGCGCGGTCGTGTGGGTCCCGGCCGGTCTCCTCGGCTGGATCCGCGTCGACGGCTTCGACCTCGCCGCCTTCGCCGGGTTCCTCCTCCTGAACGGCGTCGTCCTCGCGCTCTACGAGGCGATCCCGGAGGAGCTCGCCCTCCGCGGCTACATGTGGACGAACCTCCGCGACGGCACCGGGCTCGTCGTCGCCACGGTCGTGACCACCGCCCTCTTCCCAGCGATCGGCCTCGTCATCGAGTCCGGCCGCTGGATCGTCCGGACCGTCGCGGGATCCGACACCGGCGCCTTCACGCCGATACCCGAGGGCAGCGACGCGATCGCCTACGTGCTCCAGCTCGTCCTGTTCGGCCTCGCGCTCGTCGCCGCGCGGCGGATCCCGATGGAGGGCGCGCTCCTCGTCGCGATGGCGTTCCACTGGACGCAGCTCACGGTGACCCGCGCGCTGCTGGGCGGCATGGGCTGGGCGTCGTCGGGCTGGGACGTGGCGTTCGTCGAGCCCGACGCGATCGCGCTGGTGCTCGTGCACATCGTGCTGGCCGGGCTCGTCTTCGTCGCGGTGCGGAAGCGGATGGAGCGGCGGCAGACCGAGCTGCGGCCGGCGCACGGAGCGCGCGTCCAGGAAACCGACCTACGGTAG
- a CDS encoding Dabb family protein, producing the protein MTNDDRPALTDAQLTARDHVPGLVHHVVLFRLRDDATPADRDEVERRFRALADSPHPDGTGPYIRSLHAGRQSSPEGVGRGFELGFVLTFSSEGDRNLYLGEPLIADPSRIDAQHAAFKAFVGPLLAPDPQGVLVFDFTEQGTSAGGTAGAPAA; encoded by the coding sequence ATGACCAACGACGACCGCCCCGCCCTCACCGACGCCCAGCTCACCGCCCGCGACCACGTCCCCGGGCTCGTCCACCACGTCGTGCTCTTCCGGCTCCGGGACGACGCGACGCCCGCCGACCGCGACGAGGTGGAGCGCCGCTTCCGGGCGCTCGCCGACTCGCCGCACCCGGACGGCACGGGCCCCTACATCCGCTCGCTGCACGCCGGACGGCAGTCCAGCCCCGAGGGCGTCGGCCGCGGCTTCGAGCTCGGCTTCGTGCTGACCTTCTCCTCGGAGGGCGACCGCAACCTGTACCTCGGCGAGCCGCTGATCGCGGATCCGTCCCGCATCGACGCGCAGCACGCCGCCTTCAAGGCCTTCGTGGGGCCGCTGCTCGCGCCGGATCCGCAGGGGGTGCTGGTGTTCGACTTCACGGAGCAGGGGACGTCGGCGGGCGGGACGGCGGGGGCGCCCGCGGCCTGA
- a CDS encoding MTAP family purine nucleoside phosphorylase: MTDTTAPASAPRADIGVIGGSGLYALLDPATSTSHRIETPFGPTSSEVAVGELAGRRVAFLTRHGADHSVAPHLIDYRANIWALASLGVSAIVSSSAVGGVSPDYPPGSLVLTDQLLDRTWGRPDTFFDQGVVQHLSAADPFDPELHALAAAALVELEGGDKADPAGPLRTSGTVVVIQGPRFSTRAESLWFRQAGAHIVNMTQYPEVVLASELNIGTVNLSFVTDADAGLAPLPGEQGDAVTADLVFTRLREAQPRIVRAIEAVVRAIPDDYRGRPLIDADAVASVLARPVTGATGARS, translated from the coding sequence ATGACCGACACCACCGCACCCGCATCCGCCCCGCGCGCCGACATCGGCGTCATCGGCGGATCCGGCCTCTACGCCCTGCTCGACCCCGCGACGAGCACGTCGCACCGCATCGAGACGCCGTTCGGCCCGACCTCGAGCGAGGTCGCCGTCGGCGAGCTGGCGGGCCGCCGCGTCGCGTTCCTCACCCGGCACGGCGCCGACCACTCGGTCGCGCCGCACCTCATCGACTACCGCGCGAACATCTGGGCGCTGGCGTCGCTCGGGGTCTCCGCCATCGTGTCGTCGTCCGCGGTCGGCGGCGTCTCGCCGGACTACCCGCCGGGATCGCTCGTGCTCACCGACCAGCTCCTCGACCGCACGTGGGGCCGGCCCGACACGTTCTTCGACCAGGGCGTCGTGCAGCACCTGTCGGCCGCGGATCCCTTCGACCCCGAGCTGCACGCCCTCGCGGCCGCCGCGCTCGTCGAGCTCGAGGGCGGCGACAAGGCGGATCCCGCGGGGCCGCTGCGCACGTCGGGCACCGTCGTCGTGATCCAGGGCCCGCGCTTCTCCACCCGCGCCGAGTCGCTCTGGTTCCGCCAGGCGGGCGCGCACATCGTGAACATGACGCAGTACCCCGAGGTGGTGCTCGCGTCGGAGCTGAACATCGGCACGGTCAACCTGTCGTTCGTCACCGACGCGGACGCGGGCCTCGCGCCGCTGCCCGGCGAGCAGGGCGACGCCGTCACGGCCGACCTCGTGTTCACGCGCCTGAGGGAGGCGCAGCCGCGCATCGTGCGGGCCATCGAGGCGGTCGTCCGGGCGATCCCCGACGACTACCGCGGACGCCCGCTCATCGACGCGGACGCGGTCGCGTCCGTGCTCGCCCGGCCCGTCACCGGCGCGACCGGCGCGCGCTCGTGA
- a CDS encoding NAD-dependent epimerase/dehydratase family protein, with translation MSDGILLVTGGAGFIGGAIVQAALEEGRRVRVLDSLRADVHGGEPEVDPRVELVRGDVTDPDAVAGALDGVDLVCHQAAKVGLGVDFLDAPDYVTTNDGGTAILLAGMTRAGIDRLVLASSMVVYGEGAYAGADGPVRPPARRVADLDAGMFDPLDPATGEPLVPTLIGEDVPLDPRNVYATTKLAQENLASSWTRATGGRAAALRYHNVYGPGMPQNTPYAGVASLFRSALARGEAPRVFEDGRQRRDFVHVRDVAGANLAALAWTGTHEAGSFRAFNVGSGTVHTIGEMAEALAREAGGSAPVTTGEYRLGDVRHITASSERLRTELGWEPRMTFEEGMREFATAPLRSAVV, from the coding sequence GTGAGCGACGGGATCCTCCTCGTCACGGGAGGCGCCGGCTTCATCGGCGGCGCGATCGTGCAGGCCGCGCTCGAGGAGGGCCGGCGCGTGCGCGTGCTCGACTCGCTGCGCGCCGACGTGCACGGCGGCGAGCCGGAGGTCGACCCGCGCGTCGAGCTCGTGCGCGGCGACGTCACGGATCCCGACGCCGTCGCCGGCGCCCTCGACGGCGTCGACCTCGTGTGCCACCAGGCCGCGAAGGTCGGCCTCGGCGTCGACTTCCTCGACGCGCCCGACTACGTGACGACGAACGACGGCGGCACCGCGATCCTCCTGGCCGGGATGACCCGCGCGGGCATCGACCGGCTCGTGCTCGCGAGCTCGATGGTCGTCTACGGCGAGGGTGCCTACGCGGGCGCCGACGGCCCGGTGCGCCCGCCCGCGCGCCGCGTCGCCGACCTCGACGCCGGGATGTTCGATCCCCTCGATCCCGCGACGGGCGAGCCGCTCGTCCCCACGCTCATCGGCGAGGACGTGCCGCTGGATCCGCGCAACGTCTACGCCACCACCAAGCTCGCGCAGGAGAACCTCGCGAGCTCGTGGACCCGCGCCACCGGCGGTCGTGCGGCCGCGCTCCGGTACCACAACGTCTACGGCCCCGGCATGCCGCAGAACACGCCCTACGCGGGCGTCGCGTCGCTGTTCCGCTCCGCCCTCGCGCGCGGCGAGGCGCCGCGCGTGTTCGAGGACGGCCGGCAACGCCGCGACTTCGTGCACGTGCGCGACGTCGCCGGCGCGAACCTCGCCGCGCTCGCCTGGACCGGGACCCACGAGGCCGGGTCGTTCCGCGCCTTCAACGTCGGCAGCGGCACCGTGCACACCATCGGCGAGATGGCGGAGGCGCTCGCGCGGGAGGCCGGCGGATCCGCGCCCGTCACCACGGGCGAGTACCGGCTCGGCGACGTCCGGCACATCACGGCGTCGTCCGAGCGCCTGCGCACGGAGCTCGGCTGGGAGCCGCGCATGACCTTCGAGGAGGGCATGCGCGAGTTCGCGACGGCGCCGCTGCGGAGCGCGGTGGTCTGA
- a CDS encoding isocitrate lyase/PEP mutase family protein has protein sequence MTIAARGQTLVDLHTAPELLRVVNVWDAITAAAIGALPETKALATASHSIAATFGYEDGERIPLDLHLDMIGRIVAAVEQPVSADLESGYGDAGETIRRAIGVGVVGANLEDGMRPLDDSIRAVEAAVAAAQAEGVPFALNARTDAYVLGGDRDRSDILADAVERTRAYMAAGATSVFVPGPLTEDEVRTLVDAVGPQRLTVIGIPGSLSPARFEELGVGRISYGPWTQRVALTALQDTAKDLYAGGVLPEGTRPLN, from the coding sequence ATGACCATCGCCGCCCGCGGGCAGACCCTCGTCGACCTCCACACCGCACCCGAGCTCCTGAGGGTGGTGAACGTGTGGGACGCCATCACGGCCGCCGCCATCGGCGCGCTCCCCGAGACCAAGGCGCTCGCCACCGCGAGCCACTCCATCGCCGCCACCTTCGGCTACGAGGACGGCGAGAGGATCCCGCTCGACCTCCACCTCGACATGATCGGCCGCATCGTCGCCGCCGTCGAGCAGCCCGTCTCCGCCGACCTCGAGTCGGGCTACGGGGACGCGGGCGAGACGATCCGCCGCGCCATCGGCGTGGGCGTCGTCGGCGCGAACCTGGAGGACGGCATGCGCCCCCTCGACGACTCGATCCGCGCGGTCGAGGCCGCCGTCGCAGCCGCGCAGGCCGAGGGCGTGCCGTTCGCGCTCAACGCCCGCACCGACGCGTACGTGCTGGGCGGCGACCGCGACCGGTCCGACATCCTGGCCGACGCCGTCGAGCGCACGCGCGCCTACATGGCCGCCGGCGCCACGAGCGTCTTCGTGCCCGGCCCGCTCACGGAGGACGAGGTGCGCACCCTCGTCGACGCCGTCGGCCCGCAGCGCCTCACCGTCATCGGCATCCCCGGATCCCTCTCCCCCGCGCGCTTCGAGGAGCTCGGCGTCGGCCGCATCTCCTACGGCCCGTGGACCCAGCGCGTCGCGCTCACGGCCCTGCAGGACACGGCGAAGGACCTCTACGCGGGCGGCGTGCTGCCCGAGGGGACGCGGCCGCTCAACTGA
- the glp gene encoding gephyrin-like molybdotransferase Glp: protein MTPDRPADRRRRTVDEHRAAVSALLAPLADLPAEELPVSAEALAADPHRYADRVLAGDVTSPLDLPPFRNSQMDGYAVRAADLAGASDADPAVLRIAARIPAGVAPAPLAPGTAAPCMTGAPVPPGADAIVPIEAAIPDRFVDEDATDATVSFAAPVDPGAFVRAQGSDLAAGAVLVAAGRRLLPAHWGVLASAGIATVAVRRRPVVLLLSTGLELRGPGEELAPGQIHDANSVALAAALAAAGAEVRTLRVASDDADRVRDAIRDAAPGIDLLLTTGGVSAGAYEVVRDVLTGGVEFVSVAVQPGGPQGLGTAEVGGARIPVVAFPGNPVSALVSFELFLRPVLRALAGHPRPDRPSCEAPLAAPLDSPAGKHQVRRGRLGADGRVVAVGGPGSHLLHAYATATHLVHIPAGLDRLEAGDPATVWSIDD from the coding sequence ATGACCCCCGACCGCCCCGCGGACCGACGACGACGCACGGTCGACGAGCACCGCGCGGCCGTGTCCGCGCTCCTCGCCCCGCTCGCCGACCTCCCCGCGGAGGAGCTGCCCGTCTCCGCGGAGGCGCTCGCCGCGGATCCGCACCGCTACGCCGACCGCGTGCTCGCCGGCGACGTCACGAGCCCGCTCGACCTGCCGCCGTTCCGCAACTCGCAGATGGACGGCTACGCGGTGCGCGCGGCCGACCTCGCGGGCGCGAGCGACGCGGATCCGGCCGTCCTCCGCATCGCCGCGCGGATCCCCGCGGGCGTCGCCCCCGCGCCCCTCGCTCCCGGCACCGCGGCGCCCTGCATGACCGGCGCCCCCGTCCCGCCCGGCGCCGACGCGATCGTGCCCATCGAGGCCGCGATCCCCGACCGCTTCGTCGACGAGGACGCGACCGACGCGACCGTCTCCTTCGCCGCCCCCGTGGATCCGGGCGCCTTCGTCCGCGCGCAGGGCAGCGACCTCGCCGCGGGCGCCGTGCTCGTCGCCGCGGGCAGGCGCCTCCTCCCCGCCCACTGGGGCGTGCTCGCCTCGGCCGGCATCGCGACCGTCGCTGTGCGCCGCCGACCGGTCGTCCTCCTCCTCTCGACCGGCCTGGAGCTGCGCGGGCCCGGTGAGGAGCTGGCGCCCGGGCAGATCCACGACGCCAACTCCGTCGCGCTCGCCGCCGCGCTCGCGGCCGCCGGGGCGGAGGTCCGGACGCTGCGGGTCGCCTCCGACGACGCCGACCGCGTGCGCGACGCGATCCGCGACGCCGCCCCCGGCATCGACCTCCTCCTCACCACGGGCGGCGTCAGCGCCGGCGCGTACGAGGTCGTGCGCGACGTGCTCACCGGCGGCGTCGAGTTCGTCTCCGTCGCCGTGCAGCCGGGCGGGCCGCAGGGGCTCGGGACGGCGGAGGTCGGCGGCGCGCGGATCCCCGTGGTCGCCTTCCCCGGCAACCCCGTGAGCGCCCTGGTCTCGTTCGAGCTGTTCCTCCGGCCGGTGCTGCGCGCGCTCGCCGGGCACCCGCGTCCCGACCGCCCGTCCTGCGAGGCGCCGCTCGCCGCGCCCCTCGACTCGCCTGCCGGCAAGCACCAGGTGCGGCGCGGGCGCCTCGGCGCCGACGGCCGGGTCGTCGCGGTCGGGGGCCCCGGATCCCACCTCCTGCACGCGTACGCGACCGCCACCCACCTCGTCCACATCCCCGCAGGTCTCGACCGGCTCGAGGCCGGCGACCCCGCCACCGTCTGGAGCATCGATGACTGA
- a CDS encoding SDR family oxidoreductase: MTTTRFTDKVVLITGGGSGLGRAAAVRLAAEGARLALVDISEKGLAATVEAVRSGSPDTEILTVIADVSQESDVAAYVDRTVERFARIDGFFNNAGIEGRQNLTEDFTASEFDKVVAINLRGVFLGLEKVLAVMRAQGSGMVVNTASVGGIRGVGNQSGYAAAKHGVVGLTRNSAVEYGQFGIRINAIAPGAIWTPMVEESMKQISADDPRGAAEEFIQGNPTKRYGEADEIASVVAFLLSDDAAYVNAAVLPIDGGQSAKY, translated from the coding sequence ATGACCACCACCCGCTTCACCGACAAGGTCGTCCTCATCACCGGCGGAGGATCCGGCCTCGGCCGCGCCGCCGCCGTCCGCCTCGCCGCCGAGGGCGCGCGGCTCGCGCTCGTCGACATCTCCGAGAAGGGCCTCGCCGCGACCGTCGAGGCCGTCCGCTCCGGCTCGCCCGACACCGAGATCCTCACCGTCATCGCCGACGTGTCCCAGGAGTCCGACGTCGCCGCGTACGTCGACCGGACCGTCGAGCGCTTCGCCCGCATCGACGGGTTCTTCAACAACGCGGGCATCGAGGGCCGCCAGAACCTCACCGAGGACTTCACGGCGAGCGAGTTCGACAAGGTCGTCGCGATCAACCTCCGCGGCGTGTTCCTCGGCCTCGAGAAGGTGCTCGCCGTCATGCGCGCGCAGGGCTCCGGCATGGTCGTCAACACGGCGAGCGTCGGCGGGATCCGCGGCGTCGGCAACCAGTCCGGCTACGCGGCCGCCAAGCACGGCGTCGTCGGCCTCACGCGCAACTCGGCCGTCGAGTACGGCCAGTTCGGCATCCGGATCAACGCGATCGCGCCCGGCGCCATCTGGACCCCCATGGTCGAGGAGTCGATGAAGCAGATCAGCGCCGACGACCCGCGCGGCGCCGCCGAGGAGTTCATCCAGGGCAACCCGACGAAGCGCTACGGCGAGGCGGACGAGATCGCGTCGGTCGTCGCGTTCCTGCTCTCGGACGACGCGGCGTACGTGAACGCGGCCGTGCTGCCGATCGACGGCGGGCAGTCCGCCAAGTACTGA
- a CDS encoding molybdenum cofactor biosynthesis protein MoaE, translating into MTADRVLFARIAGGAIRVEDCADAVRADDAGAVVTFEGVVRDHDDGKGVLWLDYSAHPAARQAIRQVALDVSARYPDVRIAVEHRIGRLGIGDVALTCAVSSAHRADAFAACGLLVDEVKQRVPIWKQQAFDDGTSEWVASLG; encoded by the coding sequence GTGACCGCCGACCGCGTGCTCTTCGCGCGCATCGCGGGCGGCGCGATCCGCGTCGAGGACTGCGCCGACGCCGTGCGCGCCGACGACGCGGGAGCCGTCGTCACCTTCGAGGGCGTCGTCCGCGACCACGACGACGGCAAGGGCGTCCTCTGGCTCGACTACTCCGCGCACCCGGCCGCCCGTCAGGCGATCCGGCAGGTCGCGCTCGACGTGTCGGCGCGCTACCCGGACGTGCGGATCGCGGTCGAGCACCGCATCGGGCGGCTCGGGATCGGCGACGTCGCGCTCACGTGCGCCGTCTCCTCCGCGCACCGGGCCGACGCGTTCGCCGCGTGCGGCCTGCTCGTGGACGAGGTCAAGCAGCGCGTCCCGATCTGGAAGCAGCAGGCCTTCGACGACGGCACGAGC
- a CDS encoding MogA/MoaB family molybdenum cofactor biosynthesis protein produces the protein MSAADPRGRAVVIVASTRAAAGEYEDRTGPVIVAWLAERGFEVGAPVVRADGPGVAAALAEAVAGGARVILTTGGTGITPTDRTPEATAPLLDLKIPGIMEEARRTGVAHTPTAVLTRGHAGLAGGAFVMNLPGSPGGVRDGLGALDRILDHVLEQARGAVHPATDPAADTAVPGADDAAGATS, from the coding sequence GTGAGCGCGGCGGATCCCCGCGGCCGCGCCGTCGTGATCGTCGCCTCCACGCGCGCCGCGGCGGGGGAGTACGAGGACCGCACGGGTCCCGTCATCGTCGCCTGGCTCGCCGAGCGCGGCTTCGAGGTGGGCGCGCCGGTCGTCCGCGCCGACGGGCCCGGGGTCGCCGCGGCGCTCGCCGAGGCCGTCGCGGGCGGCGCGCGCGTCATCCTCACCACGGGCGGCACGGGCATCACCCCCACCGATCGCACGCCCGAGGCGACGGCGCCGCTGCTCGACCTCAAGATCCCCGGGATCATGGAGGAGGCCCGCCGCACGGGCGTCGCCCATACGCCCACCGCCGTGCTCACGCGCGGGCACGCGGGACTCGCCGGCGGCGCGTTCGTCATGAACCTGCCGGGCTCGCCGGGCGGCGTGCGCGACGGCCTCGGGGCGCTCGACCGGATCCTCGACCACGTCCTCGAGCAGGCCCGCGGCGCCGTGCACCCCGCCACGGATCCGGCCGCGGACACCGCGGTCCCTGGCGCCGACGACGCGGCCGGAGCGACGTCGTGA